gaatatttttaaaatataaatgggctgtattttaaaacagcgaaaattttttgcggACTGTTTCAAACACCCATACACATTGTGTTGGTTttaacttgatattttttactgtgtagcACATATGGTTCATGCGGTTAGTCAACTTTGATCTAATATAAAGCGATTACAATAATTGTTGTTGAATTATGTATtgctgcaatttttttaaactttgtttTTGAGTACATACAATGCATAAGTTATTTAACTATAAGTATCataagcttacaattttttaaatttgatatttttgttaaattgaaTCGTGAATAATTTATGTGCGCAAGCGTatacaatattttcattagttcaaaCCCCTGAGTTGTCTGTATatcataacttttattttcaaaagtaaAGATAGAACGTTAAACATGAAACAAATAAGCTTAAAAACTTACAAGTACAATAAcgattttgtagaaaaaaatatagaatatgcaattcaaataaatcgaTGGCTTTTAATTCCTCTCGGTATTTGGCCACTGTcatcaaaatcaaatttacttgaaaaagtaataaactatttaattataattatatgctcactattattaatatttataattgtaccCGGTAGTCTTTTTacttatgtaaaaataaaaaaccctGCAATAAGAATAAAACTAACAGGAGCGTTGAGTTTTTGTGTGAtggcaataataaaatattactcaCTGGTATCCGGGCGTAAAAACATTGCAGATTGCATCGAACACTTGGTTTCAGATTGGCTACGAATAAATCCATTAAATAACcgtgaaataatgttaaaatatgcTCAATTGGGACGTTATGGTTCAATAATTTGTGCGCTCTTTATGTATGGTGGTGGTTTATTTTATGCAGGTATACTTCCACATGTATCAGCAagtgttaaaaatgaaaacaatgtAACGATTCGGCCCATTGCTTATCCAAGttactatattatttttgatccACAAGAAAGTCCAGCTTATGAAGTTGTTTATTCTTTACATTGCTGCTGTGCATTTGTAATGCATTCAGTTACAAGTGCAGCCTGTAGCCTTGCGGTAGTTTTTGTGATGCACGCATGTGGACAATTAGATATTCTCATTGCCTGGTTAAACGAACTTGTAGATGAAAATGAAGATCGTAACGAAGTCAGTAAGAGATTTTCCGATATAATCGAGCAACACACAAGAACTCTCAGGtataattaaaactatatttataCTCGGAGAACAAAAATAAGTCATTTTCCCATGTTACATAGCTGTATTTCCTTTGTTTACATGGAAACTTTCAGTATGTCAACATGTATGTtgactccgaaatcactcctgattttttacagtatatgtAACATAGGAATAATTCTATGTTAACATACTAAATTTTCTGATGGTGACATAGTGACAATTCGTATGTGAACAAAGAAGATGTTACTATGTGAGCataaatagaaatttcatttcatatgtACATAGGTATAATTCCTATGTTGATATAATGAAAATCCCTATACTAACATAGTATTTGTCCAATGTTaacaaagtgaaaattttgtaagagTGCGTTTTGGATTTTCGTCTTGACAATTGGACGCGAAAATATAAGTTGCCCtacccttattaaaagaagcgatttaaagtgattagaaaaaaaaatttttttaattcttttgaatactttcaaATCGCCTTTCTTATGGacatttaacattacaaatcgttttaaatcatttttctaatAAGGGTATAGCCATCGATTATGTTAATTTTGTGctatttatacattttcacACTGTTCATTCAATAATCGTTTTTACAGATTCATTGCAAGCACTGAAAATGTGTTATGTGAAATTTGTCTTGTTGAGGTTATAGGGTGCACTTTAAACATTTGTTTTTTAGGATATTACCTGATGTTGGTATGTATactattttgttataaaaaattcaaaaatattttttataacctcTGCGTTTAAAGTTCAATATTCCAGCGTAGTGTGGCACGAATAAAATAGGTGTCTCGATAATAGACGAAGCTATAGCATATCGAAAAATCAGCTGATTTAGTTTTCAGCATGATTGTGCTGAAAAATAAGTtgctataattatataaaaatcaaggATAGAGAAAATCATCTCTCTGTATACTCGTGTCACCTTGTTTATTTACCCATGTACatgaaactcaaaaataaactcaaaTAGATGACTTGAAAAACAAGTcatataaataacttatttcacaagtatattatatattctcttgtaaaattttacatttcttaatcaaataataatttaatttttttaattaattaaaattctctcAATTGAACTTTAAACATAGTCGTTAGAAAAAATGTTGTTCGACACGAATGATTAAAACGAGAAATTTTGTATACTTGTCTTGTTGACACTCGTCTTAgccctgatttaaaaaaacgattaaaaacagttgaaaaagattcaattttaatactatatagatatacattcaTCATTGAGTAAATCGTTGCTTAATCAGGGAGAATATATTACATCACAACGAGAACGAGTAAATTGATCTTTTTCACACAAGCGAAGCAAGACTTGTGTCGCCAATACAAGCATACCGCGCACTCTAGTTTTAATCCTATGTATCGAAAATagctatttttctttaattttctttacgTATTTTGGATAAGGAATGGCAGCAAAGTGATGCTATTGGAATAATGACTTACACAATACTTTTGATatcctttatatttaatatttttcttttctgttACATTGGTGAACTTCTAAAAGCCAaagtatgttttatttttactattgtacacattataattatcagatttatgaatttatcaGTTGCAATTGTTCATATTGGTACTTTGTAATGAATAATGTTTCCTTATAGTGCAGCGAAGTCGGCGAGAGGACTTTTATGATCGATTGGTATCGTTTACCTGAAAAAAAAGCACTTGGATTAACTTTGACAATTGCCACAGCACAAAATCCTATTACAATAACAGCTGGAAAAGTGTTCAATCTTTCTTTAAATGGTTTTTGTactgtaagtattttttttgttttttgtctacttataaatactataatttgaaagatttttattttttaaggttATCAGAACGTCGGTTACATATTTAAATCTCTTACGTACATTTAtgtcatgaaaaattaattcaaaattattattatcataattactaactatttattatttagtttatttatactaaaataatctttaatcACTCAATTACTGTACAATATAGATTTCgactttaattttctttaaatatatatatatataaatgtcaaaaaaattatttttaacttttaatagaaaataataaaaacgtttCGCTGATCTaagtattgaataaaaaagtaacttaACAAAACTTTATagaaaaaagatatttaatatatcttTTAACAGTAATGATTATTAAACTGAACTGAGaataagtttttttcttacaagCGATTGATATTAAAGTTTAAGTCAttggatgaaaaaaatgacCAATAATTTACTTCTTTATAATAACTGTTGagcagtaatttaatttaatgactcCGAaacttatttgtaattttaaaacaaaaaatgtgcGCAAGCGCgactataatttttcaatatatttttagaaagaACAATCAGTTAACTGTAAGTGTTCTTTCTAGAAAGATTAACTGACGTATATCAAAAGACAAATTAAAGGTCGTCAtgagaaataatgaaaaagataatttggataatataaaaatgttcaATGAAAAATACGCTTTACAAATTAATCGATGGACCCTTAAAATATTGGGAATATGGCAGTTTGTTATTGAATCGTctaatttctcaaaaattgtTGCTGTCTGTCTTATGATagtttgtataaattttttaacatttgtcATAATACCAGGTGCGCTTTTTGCATTTGTTCTTATAAAAGATCCAGCAATCAGGCTTAGGATTACTGGAGCTTTAAGTTATATTGTTATgggtattataaaatattattatttaacaactcaaagatataaaattagtaactgtataaattatttgatttatgaCTGGAAAAAACTAAACGAATTCGATGATAAAAACATAATGATAGATTATGCTAAATTTGGTCGTCATAGTTCTATTTTAAGTGCTATTTTTATGTATAGCAGCAGTATGTTCTACGTGTACATACTGCCTTTTGAATCAACAGGAATTAATAACAAGGGTAATCTTACAACTCTATCATTCGTTTATCcctgtcattttattatttttaaccagtACGAAAGCCCAGCGTATGAAATAGTTTACATTATGCATTGCTCCTGCGCTTTTGTACTGGCTTCGATTACTAATGCAACGTGCAATCTTGCTACAGTTTTTATTATGCATGCTTGTGGACAGTTAGAAATTATGACATTATGGTTAAATGATATTGTTACGCctgaaaatactaaaaaaaaaacgtattcaaaatattttgctaTTATTGAACAACACACGAAAACTTTGAGGTAATTCATTGgtatatacgtatatacacATATGTGACTTTTAAGGGTAGATTCATTTTCCGACAATACGACgcacatataaatatttatgtcggTAGTTTGGCtgaagtgttttttttttttttttttttaagtacgttgaaaaataaaaagtgatcTCTAAAATTTGAGCTTGATACGACCAAAATCCAAATTCTGtcgaattaatgaaaataaaaaaaaatgattttttaggGTTTTTCAcggttttttttctcataatcTATGAAATGTAAAGACTTGAGTAAAACGACATTCTTCGcaatgaaaaatgattttatataattatatatgattatacatgATTTTACATGgaagaatatataattatatatgaacctaaatataattagatctaatCAGACCTGGCTGACCAAGGCAAAGTATCTCGCTGCACTCGTGCGAGAAACATGTGTGTACTGAttcttaaaataagtaaactaGCAGCTGATTTAGCGACCTCTTAAAATAGTAGTGGGCTCAAATTttgaccaaatttttttttacatattctaCAAGATTTTGAGTCAGcaccctgaaaaaaaaaatattgctctGAAACgaaccaccctaatatatatacttttaacagGTTAACTGTATTTCACATATTTTATGTAGATTCGTTGAggaaattaaagaattatttCAACATATTTGCTTTGTAGAAGTCATCGGATGTACTTTGAATATTTGTCTATTAGGATACTATATTTTACTTGTGAGTGatctttaaaaatacttgttaTGAATCGAAAGTTGAATAAAcagtgtttaaaaaatctttttttcacacAATTTGTTTACTAAGGAGtggaaaaataatgaaactgGTGGAATGACGACGTATATGTTGTTGTTAGtgtcatttgtttataatatttttttgtattgctACGTTGCAGAATTACTTACTGAAAAAGTAAGTTTCCATCATCTacgtacaatatatatataggcaCGACatactaaaacaaaaaatttttataacagtGTCAGGATGTAAGTAATGTTGTATATATGAGTGAATGGTATCAGTTACCTGAAAATCTTGCTCGAGGATTCGTTTTAACTATTGTCATAGCTCAAAATTATGAACCTATAAAAGCTGGAAAATTAGTCTATCTTTCTATTAACACTTTTGGTACGGTAAGTCGAGAAGACAAAAGATTAAATTTGATTGTTCTAATTCTGCCATTATAATGGCTTTATCTATTCCATAGATAATTCGAACTGCACTGGCATACCTGAATATTTTACGAACGTTTATGGAATAAAAGTgaccaataaattattgaatattatttttgagctTTCTTATGAAtgattctattgaaatttaattaaacaattctACCTTTCATTTTAGTCACTGTCAATTCACAAAATGGATACTGATCTAAAGAAACCTGGAAACTCTGGTggtatcaaaaatttatttgaaaagttgagtgataaaaaaaaacatcagcCATATtcataatgttttatttttaacacacGTTTATACTTATACCTGATAATAGTATAAAGTTgaacaattgaaaaaattgaaataaaataaattatgaaaatagaGTTAATCAATAATGAATAAGTTTTTGTAGATTATTGCAGGTGAAATTCCCAcgtttttatgataattttttttccgttcgattttaattattcatggtGTACATTTATCAAGAGCGCATGCGCtttgatgattatttttttcaaattaaacttAGCTTAATGTTAGTATTCTATAAATCTTTGCATAGTAATCATGAGAAATGAAATGGGGATTCTTGGTACTATACCTGATTTAACAGAACAATCGCAAAGTGACATAAAATATAGTACAGAAATGAATCGTTGGTTTTTACAACCGATTGGAATTTGGCCAGCGAGTTCaaatattgttgaaaaaattatctctgaAATTTTGGTGATTGTTTGttattttctaatttgttttcttttaatacCATGTGGTCTACATACTTTTCTCAATGAAAAAGATCCAaggttaaaaatgaaaatgatcgGTCCcttaagtttttgtttaatggCAATCTCTAAATATTGCTTTTTAGTAATGAGAAGAAAACAAATTCGTGAGTGcttaaaacatatttatgtAGATTGGCGCCGAGTTCGCTTACCAGAAGATCGAACGGTAATGTTGATAAATGCAAAGATAGGTCGTTTCATTGCTAGTCTCTCTGCAGTTTTTATGTACAGTGgaggatttttttatcatacgaTAATGCCACTTTCAGctggtaattttattactccTGATAATATAACTATTCGACCACTAACATATCCGGTTTACGCTCCTCTTTTTGCGGCTCTAACAACCCCATCTTATGAAATTGTTTTTACAATACAGTGGTTCTCAGGTTTTGTATTATACAGCATCACTATAGGAGCATGCAGTCTAGCAGCTATATTTGTTCTTCATACATGTGGGCAACTAAAAATTGTCATGTCTCGATTGGAAAATTtgattgacgataaaaaaaaatttactgacagTTTGGAAAATCGAATAGCTGAGATTGTTCAAATTCATCTTCGTGCacttaagtaattaaataatttaaataaatatattcttatatttagtaatattaattttaatattaatcagtTTTATAGTGcgaactgaaaaaattttaaatgaagtaTGTCTTATTGAATTTGTCGGCTGTACTATGAACATATGCTTTCTTGGGTATTACTTTATGACGgtacatattatttatgaaaatatatatacatatatcaacattaataatttttaggagTTCGAAAGAGCAGAAACAATAGCCACTGTGACATATTGTGTTCTTCTTGTATCATTTACATTTAACATTTTCATTCTTTGTTATATTGGTGAAATGCTGACCCAACAAGTACTTAAtatcttcaaatttaaaagttacaatCGTAAACATTCCGCATtagtaaataatgtaaaatttataatttcgcaGGGAGTCAAAGTTGGGTTAACAGCCTACACGATTAACTGGTATGAATTATCAGGGAAGAAAGCAAGAGATTTAATTCTACTTTTAGCAATGTCTAACTATCCCAATAGTATAACGGCTGGAAAAATGGCAGAGTTATCATATAACAGTTTTTGTGGTGtagatttcaaatttatttatttacttaattttgagataaaacattttataattgactgaaatttaaattatttttttatttttccaggtTTTAAGAAGTGCTGCAGCATATTTGAATCTTCTTCGAACTGTtgtcttataattaatttcgtaataaaatttttgctaaaaataaataatgattttcatgtaaataaaactgagaaattttcttgatatacAATCTATAAGAAGAATCTTTTCCAATGATTGATTAATACTtggtaacaattttttttttttaatttataatatcagCAGAGATCAACTCTCTGACAACGAATTTGGCAGTGAATAGGCATTTATTGCCagtcactattttcactatttcaaatttaagagagAAGTTATTCCCGTTTGAAATGCTATTGTGTCATATTAAAGCCGGACCATGGTGGTCACCTGCAGAGATTGTAATGCAcatgttcaaaaattactatggccGCAGTAAAATTAACAACgactatagtaatttttgcatgtgttttttaaaatttccgtCAGGTGGCCACTATGGTCCAgctttactatgacaccatagtatttcaaacaagaataatgTCTCtgtgtaaagtaaaaaatttaacaaacgTAAGTAAGTCTCATCGATATTTTCAGTACATTTCAAGTGCAAAAAGATGTCTTTTCTTGGTTTTTCagtaaatcaaccgctactTTGTAAATATCAATAGAAACTAAAGTTGCCAGGTTGTTTTTAAACCTAATGTACCCTTATTAAGTCTGtaagttttcaaattgatctatcgaaattttttcCGGAACAATTGACCAAAGTATTACAAACTAATTAAAGAAACAAGTTCTGAATGAAGTAATGtagtatttatcaaaaaatcaggtaatataatatagtaataataagaatTTGATAACTCGAATAAACAATGCGTTAACAATTAAGTGTATATCGTTGCCAAAACGTACTATTTTTTGAGTCACAAATATTAAACTGTACggagaaaacaaaatttttctaatgataATAGAGCACTAATTTTTCACTTGACATTTGTCAGCCTCGGCTTCATCTCGGCCTATAATTACATGTAATCTgagacttttcttattttactgttCTAGGTATGTAATTTACTATTTCcgtatgacaaaaaaataagagatttttttttacacaataaTTCCATAAATGTGAACATTCAAACTTTAGTAATTACTTTTATCGTCGAAATTTATCATAGCAAATGATTTTCAcaacaaaatgtttttttaagaaaagcctaataataatcaacaatATCTTTCATAGTACAATATTCGCtgtttttgtaatattaactaatttttattcttttgtcTAAATGAAAGAAAGGGAAGAACGAAAAGTTATAGTAAAGCTTctaatcaatattaaattcacaaattattcttatacacatagtcataaattttaaataaatatcaagtaagaagtaattataattttaattatttaaaactttagttTTCAAGTGTTTTACGCACGCGCTATAAATTTCACCcctactttattttaaagttaaactgcagaataaaaattgtttagcAATTGGTCGTAATACTGATAGCCAACGATGAAACGTAAAGAGAAGAAAAGTAGtcaaacgaataaaaaaattaatttaacagtGTTTGATGATATCGAGTATACTCAACaattattaagtatattaGCAATATGGCCTTTGGTATCAAACTCatctacaataaaaaaaattctctcttGGATTCATCTTTTAGTAATTATCGGTAGTCTAATATGGAATATCCTTTTTCGatgtattttcatatatatttatgtgaaaaaatttgatgaccAAATAATGCTAATTGGC
The sequence above is drawn from the Microplitis demolitor isolate Queensland-Clemson2020A chromosome 3, iyMicDemo2.1a, whole genome shotgun sequence genome and encodes:
- the LOC103580654 gene encoding odorant receptor 4 yields the protein MTTYMLLLVSFVYNIFLYCYVAELLTEKCQDVSNVVYMSEWYQLPENLARGFVLTIVIAQNYEPIKAGKLVYLSINTFGTIIRTALAYLNILRTFME
- the LOC103580754 gene encoding odorant receptor 4, with protein sequence MKQISLKTYKYNNDFVEKNIEYAIQINRWLLIPLGIWPLSSKSNLLEKVINYLIIIICSLLLIFIIVPGSLFTYVKIKNPAIRIKLTGALSFCVMAIIKYYSLVSGRKNIADCIEHLVSDWLRINPLNNREIMLKYAQLGRYGSIICALFMYGGGLFYAGILPHVSASVKNENNVTIRPIAYPSYYIIFDPQESPAYEVVYSLHCCCAFVMHSVTSAACSLAVVFVMHACGQLDILIAWLNELVDENEDRNEVSKRFSDIIEQHTRTLRFIASTENVLCEICLVEVIGCTLNICFLGYYLMLEWQQSDAIGIMTYTILLISFIFNIFLFCYIGELLKAKCSEVGERTFMIDWYRLPEKKALGLTLTIATAQNPITITAGKVFNLSLNGFCTEFERAETIATVTYCVLLVSFTFNIFILCYIGEMLTQQGVKVGLTAYTINWYELSGKKARDLILLLAMSNYPNSITAGKMAELSYNSFCGVLRSAAAYLNLLRTVVL